A window of Eubacteriaceae bacterium ES3 contains these coding sequences:
- a CDS encoding energy-coupling factor transporter ATPase translates to MNISNEVMIKVNNVSYAYPVQNGEEAVNALEDVSFEVKKGEFIGIIGHNGSGKSTLSKLLNAIILPGKGEVLINGMNTKEENNVWLIRQSAGMVFQNPDNQLVATIVEEDVAFGPENLGIAPKEIRERVDQALAVVEMNSYARQKPHQLSGGQKQRVAIAGILAMEPECIIFDEPTAMLDPSGRCEVMETIKKLNREKQMTVIHVTHYMSEIIDANRIIVMDQGKIVMEGQPADIFKQVEALKKIGLDVPQMTELAFELNEAGIKLDGNILNIEEMVEALCQLK, encoded by the coding sequence ATGAACATTAGTAATGAAGTTATGATTAAAGTAAATAATGTCTCGTATGCTTATCCTGTTCAAAATGGTGAAGAGGCTGTTAATGCTCTGGAAGATGTAAGCTTTGAAGTAAAGAAAGGCGAATTTATCGGAATCATTGGACACAACGGTTCTGGAAAATCAACACTTTCAAAGCTCTTAAACGCTATCATACTCCCAGGCAAAGGCGAAGTTTTAATTAATGGGATGAATACTAAAGAAGAAAATAATGTCTGGTTGATTCGTCAATCTGCTGGGATGGTTTTCCAGAATCCAGACAATCAGCTGGTAGCAACTATTGTCGAAGAGGATGTGGCATTTGGGCCTGAAAACTTAGGTATTGCACCTAAAGAAATTAGAGAACGGGTGGACCAGGCTTTAGCAGTTGTTGAGATGAACAGTTATGCTCGACAAAAACCCCACCAGCTTTCAGGGGGACAGAAGCAACGTGTTGCAATTGCTGGAATTCTTGCGATGGAACCTGAGTGTATTATTTTTGATGAACCAACAGCTATGCTAGATCCATCAGGACGCTGTGAAGTAATGGAAACTATTAAGAAGTTGAACCGTGAAAAGCAGATGACAGTTATCCATGTTACCCATTATATGAGTGAGATAATCGATGCAAATCGGATTATTGTTATGGACCAGGGAAAGATTGTCATGGAAGGTCAGCCAGCTGATATTTTTAAACAGGTGGAGGCTTTAAAAAAAATAGGCCTTGATGTCCCGCAAATGACAGAGCTTGCTTTTGAACTAAATGAAGCTGGAATAAAACTGGATGGTAACATATTAAACATTGAAGAAATGGTGGAAGCCTTATGTCAGTTGAAATAA
- a CDS encoding energy-coupling factor transporter ATPase: MSVEIKNLNHIYSQGSPFEFQALKNIDLKIENGDFVGIIGHTGSGKSTLIQHLNGILNPTSGTVVIDGTDIFSQSKQNMISLRQRVGLVFQYPEHQLFEETVYQDVAFGPKNQGLDEKEIDTRIKNAIEMVGLDFELIKSKSPFELSGGQMRRVAIAGVLAMEPSVLILDEPTAGLDPRGRDEILAQIKKLHQEKGITVLLVSHSMEDIGRLVNRIIVMNAGQVVYYDVPKNVFTEIETLEQIGLAVPEVTYLMKSLKHCFPSIREDIFTVEAAKDEILRIIRGS; encoded by the coding sequence ATGTCAGTTGAAATAAAAAATCTAAATCACATTTATTCGCAGGGGTCACCATTCGAATTTCAGGCCCTTAAAAACATTGATTTGAAAATTGAAAATGGTGATTTCGTTGGCATTATAGGTCATACTGGCTCGGGTAAATCGACGCTTATTCAGCATCTAAATGGGATTCTTAATCCGACATCAGGAACTGTTGTTATTGACGGCACAGATATATTTTCGCAAAGCAAACAAAATATGATCAGCTTGCGTCAACGCGTTGGACTTGTTTTTCAATATCCGGAACATCAACTGTTTGAGGAAACTGTTTATCAGGATGTGGCATTTGGCCCTAAAAATCAGGGTTTGGATGAGAAGGAAATAGATACTCGGATTAAAAATGCGATTGAAATGGTCGGTTTGGATTTTGAGCTCATAAAAAGTAAATCTCCCTTTGAACTGTCCGGTGGACAAATGAGAAGAGTCGCAATCGCCGGAGTATTGGCAATGGAACCGTCGGTTTTGATTCTTGATGAACCAACAGCCGGACTTGATCCCCGGGGACGAGATGAGATTCTTGCCCAGATCAAAAAACTGCATCAGGAAAAGGGGATTACTGTATTATTGGTTTCCCACAGTATGGAAGATATTGGCAGACTGGTTAACCGTATTATAGTTATGAACGCTGGCCAGGTTGTTTATTATGATGTTCCTAAGAACGTGTTTACTGAGATCGAGACATTGGAACAAATCGGGCTGGCAGTTCCCGAAGTAACCTATCTGATGAAAAGTTTAAAACATTGCTTTCCCTCAATCAGAGAAGATATTTTTACAGTGGAAGCAGCCAAAGACGAAATTCTAAGAATTATAAGAGGATCATAA
- the rplQ gene encoding 50S ribosomal protein L17 — MAGYRKLGRPSDQRRALLRNLTTALLEHGRIETTVTRAKEVKRLADKMVTLGKRGDLHARRQAIAYLTQDAVVKQLFDEIAPKYTERNGGYTRIYRVGPRRGDGAEMAIIELV; from the coding sequence ATGGCGGGATATCGTAAACTAGGTCGTCCCTCTGATCAGCGTAGAGCATTATTAAGAAATCTGACAACAGCGCTGTTAGAGCATGGTCGGATCGAAACGACAGTTACACGAGCAAAAGAAGTCAAAAGACTAGCAGATAAAATGGTAACACTTGGAAAAAGAGGCGATCTGCACGCTAGAAGACAGGCAATTGCTTATTTAACCCAGGATGCAGTTGTTAAACAGCTTTTTGATGAAATTGCACCAAAATATACAGAGCGTAACGGTGGTTACACACGAATTTATCGTGTTGGACCTCGTCGCGGTGACGGCGCCGAAATGGCGATTATTGAATTAGTTTAA